GATACGGCCGCCACTGGAGTCCCAGAGCGCGAGGAGCTGGTGTGGCCCTGGGTGAGCTCGAGCCCGAGCGGGAACATGAGTGGGGCGGGCGGTGCAGGCCCGGGGGCACCAGCTTCATGCCCTAGCCATGCTCCCCGCTCCGTAGAAAGATGCCCCGATCCGGGAGCTGGTGCAGCGCATCCACCAGCTGCAAGCTGAGCGCGCGCAGGCCTTCCGCCGGCTGGAGGAGTGAGTGTGGGCGTATGGGAGGGGAGGGGTCCCAATGTTCGGCCCTCAGCCCACTCTGGGGATGGGCGAGTCTTGAGGGAGGAACTGGGTCCCCGTGCGCCTCAGTGTCGGAGGTGGAGCGGGGTTTGCGAGGAGACCAGATCGCTCCCTTCCTTATGCGCTGGGGTGCGCTCGTCTCGGGTTAGCCTCCACACTCTGGGATCGAGGGACACTTCTTGGGCGGCTTTCAGGCGGTCGATGCGGGTGCAGGGCCTGAGAGCCGGGGCCGTAGCCTCAGGACCCTCACCTGCCGCAGAGGCCACCGCCAGTACCTGAGCAGCGGCCCGCCCTACGACTTCCCGCGCTACCGGAGCACGGTCCACGAGGTGACCCAGGTCTTCGCCGCCGCCTCGAGAGAGGTGCTGGCGGTGGAGGCCGAGCTAGCCGGACCCCGAGCGCAGCCGCTGCTCGCGAGCCACGTGCGCAGCCTGCAGCAGCTGGAGGAGACGCGCCTGACCACAGTGAGGCCCCGCCCCCCGGCCGTTTCCCCCGCGCCCACTCTACGGCTTGTGTCTCCCGGGGCTTGGCCCACGGTGCACCCCTTGGGGGAGGGGCCACATTCCGTCCCTGCAAACCCCGCCCCTGGCGCCCCAGCAGTCCCCTCTACATGTCCCAGCTAAGTCGTCCATTAAGATTTCACTTGAGAGTCTCAGGCTTAGCCCCCTCCTTTCTGCCCCCACTTTTATCCAGGACACGCCCGCTCCATCCCAGACCCCACCTCTACAGCGCGCTCCTCCCCTCTCTGGCTTGTCCCAGTGCCCCAGATCTGTTACTCAACCCTCAGATTGGGTGCAGTGAAACTCCAGGTCAAGTCCCCTTCTTAATAACCCTAGATCCCAGCCTAAATTGTGGGCCTGTGACCCGGCCTACTTTGCCTTCACAGCCAATCCTGATCGAGATACAAGGCCACGTGAAGCCACGCCCACACCACACTCGCCGCTGGGATTCCCAGGCCACCCTCTTTTAGAGACCCAACCCAAGTCTAGGTTTTTGGCCTACTTCCAAATTGGGATTATAACGCCCTGGCTGGTCTCTGAGACTAAGATTCCGCCTACTTATACCTCCAACTGCACCACTCCTGTCCCCCAATCCCTGGCCGAGATTTTACCCCATTCCCCTTCCCCGCCTACATGAGGCCACACCCACACTGCGCTGACTCTAGGGCCCGCCCACTCGGCCCCCCTGGTCAGGAGCCCCTCTAAACCTAATCCTA
The DNA window shown above is from Bos indicus x Bos taurus breed Angus x Brahman F1 hybrid chromosome 7, Bos_hybrid_MaternalHap_v2.0, whole genome shotgun sequence and carries:
- the REX1BD gene encoding required for excision 1-B domain-containing protein isoform X1, with the protein product MITAEAASESTVPAVPGDTAATGVPEREELVWPWKDAPIRELVQRIHQLQAERAQAFRRLEEGHRQYLSSGPPYDFPRYRSTVHEVTQVFAAASREVLAVEAELAGPRAQPLLASHVRSLQQLEETRLTTVALLQLMGTPELTGQEDSLQMHQLKMKVIKTMEAISEVLQDLRFDAESAE
- the REX1BD gene encoding required for excision 1-B domain-containing protein isoform X2, whose product is MITAEAASESTVPAVPGDTAATGVPEREELVWPWKDAPIRELVQRIHQLQAERAQAFRRLEEGHRQYLSSGPPYDFPRYRSTVHEVTQVFAAASREVLAVEAELAGPRAQPLLASHVRSLQQLEETRLTTVALLQLMGTPELTGQEDSLQMHQLKMNSHPLL